One genomic window of Desulfuromonas sp. AOP6 includes the following:
- a CDS encoding ubiquinol-cytochrome c reductase iron-sulfur subunit, whose translation MENQSVSSTQRRFFLTVVLAAIGAALAFLAGWPLLRFLTPLKQDGNDGRVALDRGSVEVGGVLFFSYRGGTAVVMQMAPGEFTAFSAICTHLGCVVQWKPQQQEFVCPCHAGRFSPAGAVLGGPPPKPLVSLPVTLSGEQLLIG comes from the coding sequence ATGGAAAACCAGTCCGTTTCTTCCACCCAACGACGATTCTTTCTCACCGTGGTGCTGGCGGCCATCGGCGCCGCCCTGGCATTTCTGGCCGGTTGGCCTCTGCTGCGATTTTTGACGCCCCTCAAGCAGGACGGAAACGATGGACGGGTCGCCCTTGACCGGGGCAGCGTCGAAGTTGGCGGTGTCCTGTTTTTCAGTTATCGTGGCGGCACCGCCGTTGTCATGCAGATGGCGCCTGGCGAATTTACCGCTTTTTCAGCCATCTGCACCCACCTCGGTTGCGTCGTGCAGTGGAAGCCCCAGCAACAGGAATTTGTCTGCCCCTGTCACGCCGGCCGTTTTTCTCCAGCGGGTGCCGTCCTGGGCGGTCCCCCACCAAAGCCCCTCGTGTCGCTGCCTGTGACCCTTTCCGGGGAACAGCTTCTCATCGGATAG
- a CDS encoding multiheme c-type cytochrome — protein MRITVLLLLGVLTFPLTAVSAAAVTNPAQATVCLQCHSGQAGSLGQPVPQWRQSIHAEQGVSCHHCHGGDPTDAPMAMSPERGFIGVPAPEQIADFCGRCHIGVLEDYLASAHGKAPNSAGPQCVTCHAAHPVKKASLDLINPQACGQCHGYERAGEIRSALADTDHEIVELEKELDLLHRQGVAIDTLQKSLFSLRNEYHRLFHSVDLLKINAETEKFRDTLRQMRRQVDAILDELASRKVYGAIVVGFFVLAGFVLLLIRKTYEEEE, from the coding sequence ATGAGAATAACGGTTCTTCTGCTTCTGGGGGTGCTGACCTTTCCGTTGACAGCGGTCTCAGCGGCTGCCGTAACGAATCCAGCGCAAGCGACCGTCTGTTTGCAATGTCACAGCGGTCAGGCCGGAAGCCTCGGTCAGCCTGTGCCCCAATGGCGTCAGAGTATCCACGCCGAACAGGGCGTCTCCTGCCACCATTGCCACGGCGGCGACCCCACGGATGCCCCGATGGCGATGAGCCCCGAAAGGGGATTTATCGGAGTGCCGGCCCCTGAGCAGATTGCCGACTTCTGCGGACGTTGCCATATCGGCGTGCTCGAAGACTACCTCGCCAGCGCTCATGGCAAAGCACCCAACAGTGCAGGCCCCCAGTGTGTGACCTGCCATGCTGCCCACCCCGTTAAAAAAGCCAGTCTCGACCTCATCAATCCCCAGGCCTGCGGGCAATGCCACGGATATGAGCGGGCAGGCGAAATTCGCAGCGCTCTGGCGGATACCGACCATGAAATCGTCGAACTGGAAAAAGAATTGGATCTGCTGCATCGCCAGGGGGTGGCCATTGACACCCTGCAGAAGTCGCTGTTCTCGCTGCGCAACGAGTATCACCGGCTCTTTCACAGCGTCGATCTGCTGAAAATAAACGCCGAGACGGAAAAATTCAGGGACACCCTGCGCCAGATGCGTCGGCAGGTCGATGCCATTCTCGACGAGTTGGCAAGCCGCAAGGTCTACGGCGCCATCGTCGTCGGCTTTTTTGTCCTGGCCGGGTTCGTGCTGCTGTTGATTCGCAAGACCTACGAAGAGGAAGAGTGA
- the hpt gene encoding hypoxanthine phosphoribosyltransferase — MEKPTLTVLYSKDYITEQVKRLGEEISRDYAQEEVLLVGVLKGSFLFFADLVREITAQVVVDFVRLASYGSDTQSSGIVEMRKDLEEPIKGRHVVIVEDIVDSGFTLQSLYNRLLLRDPKSLKICTLIDKKARREVDIDADYTGITMEDGFIVGYGLDFDEKYRNLPDIYLVEGV, encoded by the coding sequence ATGGAAAAACCCACTCTGACAGTGCTCTATTCGAAGGATTATATCACCGAACAGGTCAAACGCCTGGGAGAAGAAATCAGCCGTGACTATGCCCAGGAAGAGGTCCTGCTGGTCGGTGTGCTTAAGGGATCCTTCCTTTTCTTCGCCGACCTGGTCAGAGAAATCACCGCTCAGGTCGTGGTCGATTTCGTGCGCCTGGCGAGCTACGGGTCCGACACCCAGTCTTCCGGTATCGTGGAGATGCGCAAAGACCTGGAAGAGCCCATAAAAGGGCGCCATGTCGTTATCGTGGAGGATATTGTCGACAGCGGCTTCACCCTTCAGTCCCTTTACAATCGTCTGCTGCTGCGCGACCCCAAGTCCCTCAAAATATGTACTCTCATCGACAAAAAAGCACGCCGCGAAGTGGATATCGACGCGGATTATACCGGCATCACCATGGAAGATGGCTTTATTGTCGGTTATGGCCTCGATTTCGATGAAAAGTATCGCAACCTTCCAGACATCTATCTGGTAGAAGGCGTCTGA
- a CDS encoding DUF1573 domain-containing protein: MQINGFWAGFLLIFLLPGVALAQEPRLLAESTDFRFGEIYQGQQLEHSFRLENTGDGPLLVEKIRSSCGCTAALLSDYQIQPGQSAQLRVTFDSTRFRGPVVKTVYVYTNDPRHRVAQFYLRGQVTPELVLEPTRVDLGALESGAVGEAAIVIGNVGPQNILIEDIQTDLQDVQATLSSKMLLAGESVTLHIAVAPGEGAVKRKGYVVMSTNSSYTPVVKVPVSFSVMGKAQP; this comes from the coding sequence ATGCAGATCAATGGGTTTTGGGCCGGATTTCTGCTGATTTTTCTTTTACCCGGCGTTGCGCTGGCGCAAGAGCCACGACTACTGGCGGAATCCACCGATTTCCGTTTTGGTGAGATTTATCAGGGGCAGCAGCTGGAGCATAGCTTTCGACTCGAAAATACCGGTGATGGGCCTCTGCTCGTCGAGAAGATCCGGAGCTCCTGCGGCTGCACGGCGGCCCTGCTGTCCGATTACCAGATTCAGCCCGGGCAATCAGCCCAACTGCGGGTGACCTTCGATTCGACCCGCTTCCGTGGTCCGGTTGTCAAAACAGTCTACGTCTATACGAATGATCCGCGCCATCGGGTCGCCCAGTTCTATCTGCGCGGCCAGGTGACGCCCGAACTCGTGCTTGAGCCCACCAGGGTTGACCTGGGTGCGCTGGAGTCCGGCGCCGTCGGCGAGGCCGCTATTGTTATCGGCAATGTTGGTCCGCAGAATATTTTAATCGAGGATATCCAGACCGATCTGCAGGATGTGCAGGCCACCCTCTCCAGCAAGATGTTGTTGGCCGGTGAATCCGTGACACTGCATATTGCCGTGGCGCCTGGGGAAGGCGCCGTCAAACGCAAGGGCTATGTCGTTATGTCCACCAACAGCTCCTACACTCCCGTGGTGAAGGTTCCCGTCAGTTTTTCCGTCATGGGCAAGGCCCAGCCTTGA
- a CDS encoding cytochrome bc complex cytochrome b subunit — translation MRLLAGMVDFLDARLGIRELIRANLTGYLVPRQINVWYALGSVLLTLFAVQVVSGMLLLIYYVPHADLAYDSVHRIMNEVPFGWLFRYLHVVGSNVIVIVLLLHMLSVLFMGSYKKPRELNWLSGFILLNLTFGLCLTGYLLPWSQLSFWATTVATDVAGAVPFVGEALVNILRGGTMVSEATLGRFFVLHVIGLPLLLALLIGFHLFCIRRVGISTPPFASSSQGSTAGNPPPDAAAGDIPFFPNIITKDLAVNAFVFAVFMALTFFAPHLFIPPTAFTPADPFVTPPGIKPEWYFLWAYQTMKIFPSEFMGLAAQGAAMTFIALLPFIDRGTERRPAQRPIFVTCFVLGLLLFAAISLWGHYS, via the coding sequence ATGCGTCTCCTTGCGGGGATGGTCGATTTTCTGGATGCCCGGCTGGGTATCCGCGAGCTCATCCGAGCCAACCTGACTGGCTACCTGGTGCCGCGGCAAATCAATGTCTGGTACGCGCTGGGGTCTGTTCTGCTGACGCTCTTTGCCGTCCAGGTCGTCAGCGGCATGCTGCTGCTGATTTACTACGTGCCGCACGCGGACTTGGCCTATGACAGTGTCCACCGGATCATGAACGAAGTGCCCTTCGGCTGGCTGTTCCGCTATCTGCACGTCGTCGGCTCCAATGTGATCGTCATCGTCCTGCTGCTGCACATGCTCTCCGTTCTCTTCATGGGGAGCTACAAAAAACCGCGGGAACTCAACTGGCTTTCCGGATTCATCCTTCTCAACCTGACCTTCGGCCTGTGTCTGACCGGCTATCTCCTGCCCTGGAGCCAGTTGTCCTTCTGGGCGACCACCGTCGCCACCGATGTGGCAGGAGCCGTGCCCTTTGTGGGGGAGGCACTGGTGAACATACTGCGGGGCGGCACCATGGTTTCAGAGGCCACGCTGGGACGATTCTTTGTCCTGCATGTCATCGGCCTGCCCCTGCTCCTGGCCCTTCTCATCGGATTTCATCTCTTTTGTATCCGGCGGGTCGGCATTTCGACCCCTCCCTTCGCATCAAGTAGTCAGGGATCAACCGCAGGCAATCCGCCACCGGATGCCGCTGCCGGCGATATTCCCTTCTTTCCCAACATCATCACCAAGGATCTGGCGGTCAACGCCTTTGTCTTTGCCGTCTTTATGGCTCTGACATTTTTTGCGCCCCACCTGTTTATCCCGCCGACCGCCTTTACACCAGCCGATCCCTTTGTGACGCCCCCCGGTATCAAGCCCGAGTGGTATTTTTTGTGGGCCTATCAGACCATGAAAATCTTTCCAAGTGAATTCATGGGGCTGGCCGCCCAGGGGGCCGCCATGACCTTTATTGCGCTGCTGCCTTTCATCGACAGGGGGACGGAACGCCGGCCTGCCCAAAGGCCCATCTTTGTCACCTGTTTTGTCCTCGGACTGCTCCTGTTTGCAGCCATTTCCCTATGGGGGCACTACTCATGA